The following proteins come from a genomic window of Citrobacter europaeus:
- the serB gene encoding phosphoserine phosphatase SerB: MAIIYFISAKDPEKLQAWLHNTFLNTETKQYPCALEQLSIAAFNKPYLKLSIPDEVFTDDIYKKLRATSFTQQFDFFLKPQIIPTNGIIAFDMDSTFIEEEGVDEIARALGITDRITELTQQAMEGKLDFNSSFTQRIGMLKGTHIDVINAVCDRMTASPGITTILPLLKQKGFKTAIISGGLDIFTRRLQQKYQLDYVFSNTVAIRDGMLTDNISTPIMNAENKQKTLAILADSLQIPQHNIIACGDGANDIPMLTYAGTGIAWQAKPAVRNLISNQINFHGFESLLFFIENGL, from the coding sequence ATGGCAATTATTTATTTTATTAGTGCAAAAGATCCTGAAAAACTTCAGGCATGGCTGCACAATACGTTTCTAAATACCGAGACCAAACAATATCCGTGCGCACTGGAACAGTTATCTATAGCCGCATTCAATAAACCGTATTTAAAATTATCAATACCCGATGAAGTATTCACCGATGACATATACAAAAAACTAAGGGCGACATCGTTCACTCAGCAATTTGATTTTTTCCTAAAACCGCAAATCATCCCGACGAACGGGATCATCGCCTTTGACATGGACTCGACGTTTATCGAGGAAGAAGGTGTGGATGAAATCGCCCGCGCGCTAGGCATCACCGATCGGATAACGGAATTGACGCAGCAGGCGATGGAAGGAAAACTGGATTTCAATAGCAGTTTCACTCAGCGCATCGGAATGTTAAAAGGAACGCACATCGATGTCATCAATGCCGTATGCGATCGGATGACGGCCTCTCCCGGCATCACCACCATTTTGCCACTCCTCAAACAGAAGGGATTTAAAACAGCGATCATTTCCGGCGGACTGGATATTTTCACCCGCCGTTTACAACAGAAATATCAGCTGGATTATGTATTTTCAAATACCGTTGCAATCAGGGATGGCATGCTAACGGATAATATTTCCACGCCAATCATGAATGCAGAAAATAAGCAGAAAACGTTGGCCATACTTGCCGACTCTCTACAGATACCTCAGCATAATATTATCGCCTGCGGTGATGGCGCCAACGATATCCCCATGCTGACGTATGCTGGCACCGGTATTGCCTGGCAAGCAAAACCAGCCGTCAGGAATTTAATTTCCAATCAGATTAACTTTCACGGATTCGAGTCGCTTTTGTTCTTTATCGAAAATGGATTATAA